One region of Armigeres subalbatus isolate Guangzhou_Male chromosome 3, GZ_Asu_2, whole genome shotgun sequence genomic DNA includes:
- the LOC134223821 gene encoding uncharacterized protein LOC134223821 yields MSSTEFNIGLTSSAKTSSRVLKPPGGGHSDIFGSPELKANPPRPKYNQQNSSNMNGVMGTTDPNLKVDQVPAAPDNRSEAPAAAFQEKPALASGGSEPSSQDSQGGNRARVPPGGFSSGLW; encoded by the coding sequence ATGAGTTCCACCGAGTTTAATATTGGCCTTACTAGCAGTGCCAAGACATCTAGCCGCGTTTTGAAGCCTCCAGGTGGAGGTCATTCTGATATATTTGGATCACCGGAGCTGAAGGCTAACCCTCCACGCCCAAAGTACAATCAGCAGAATTCTTCCAACATGAATGGCGTCATGGGAACAACGGATCCAAACTTGAAAGTCGATCAGGTTCCAGCAGCACCGGATAATAGGTCCGAAGCACCAGCAGCAGCTTTTCAAGAAAAGCCTGCTCTGGCTTCCGGTGGCAGTGAACCATCTTCCCAGGATTCCCAAGGTGGAAACCGCGCACGAGTGCCTCCTGGAGGTTTCTCTTCCGGTCTCTGGTGA
- the LOC134223828 gene encoding mitochondrial pyruvate carrier 2-like, whose amino-acid sequence MSKIYNGLVNTADRFVPNSMRPLWNHAAGPKTVFFWAPVFKWGLVIAGLSDLRRPADQLSVSQSASLAATGLIWSRYSLVIIPKNYGLFSVNVFVALTQLAQLYRAWDYSRKNPTPIEK is encoded by the exons ATGTCGAAAATATACAATGGCCTGGTTAATACAGCTGATCGCTTTGTACCGAACTCAATGAGACCTCTCTGGAATCACGCAGCGG GTCCGAAAACTGTTTTCTTTTGGGCTCCTGTTTTTAAATGG GGTCTAGTCATAGCTGGTTTGAGTGATCTCCGTCGTCCAGCTGATCAGCTATCCGTGTCTCAATCTGCTTCGCTGGCTGCCACTGGTTTGATATGGTCTAGATATTCACTAGTTATTATTCCGAAAAACTATGGACTATTCTCCGTGAATGTGTTTGTTGCTTTAACTCAGTTGGCTCAGTTATACCGTGCTTGGGATTACTCTAGGAAAAACCCAACCCCAATAGAAAAATAA